The Brevinematales bacterium region GTCAATCTGAGCGGGGAAGCCGTGCTCTATATGGCGAGCTTCCTGCGAATCATGCCGGAGAACATCATCGTGGTATGCGACGATGTGAATCTCCCGTTCGGCGCCGTGCGTATCCGTAAATACGGGTCGAGCGGCGGGCATAACGGCATCAAGTCGCTGATACAGTTCCTGAAATCCGATAACTTTCCGCGTATCCGCATCGGTGTGGGCAATCCCCCCGATGAAACGCGGCTGGAAAATTTTGTCCTGAGTAAATTTTCCACGGATGAAGTATCCGCGCTCGACCCGGTGATCGATAAGGTCTGCGATGCGGTGCAGTTCATTATCGACGGCGATATGGACCGCGCGATGAACGAATTCAATCAATGAAGCGCGGCCGGCAAGTACGGTCGCTCTTTCTGGAAACTATTCGAAATTACCAAATGATTCAAAATGGCGATAAGGTCCTGCTCGCGTTGTCGGGCGGGGCCGATTCCGTTTTCCTCGCGCACATCCTTGTAGAGTGCCGGGACGAACTCGGCATCACCATCGCGGCCGCGCATATCCATCACGGGATACGCGGGGACGAGGCCGACCGGGACAGGGATTTCTGCCGGGACTTCGCGGAACGGATGGGGATGGAGTACTACTCGCGCGGGGCGGACGCCCCGGGGTACGCGCGCGGGCACGGGCTTTCGCTCGAACACGCCGCCCGCGACCTGCGTTACCGCGAGCTCCGCGCGATTAAGGACGAATCCGGCGCGGCGAAGATCGCGACCGCGCATCATCTCGACGATCTCGCGGAGACCATGCTGTTCCGGATGTTTACCGGGACGGGGCCTTCCGGCCTGCGCGCTATCCGCCCGGTCAACCGCGACATCATCCGCCCCGTTCTCTTTATCCCCAAATCCGAAATATCCGCCTATCTTGCCGCGAACTGCATCGCGTATATAGTCGACTCCACCAATCTTGATACGGCCTATCCCCGGAATTATATCCGTGAGAAAATCCTTCCGGTTATCGCGGAACGGTTCCCGGGGTTCCGGGAACATATGAAGGACCTATCCCTGATAGTGAGCGGCGAGGAGGAGGTGTGGGAACGGCTGGCGCGGCGGTTCGGACGGTACGCGGAGTTCCGCGGCGGGCGCGCGCATGTCGCAAAGGAGATTTTCGCCGACAGGCCGAAACTCCCGTTGGCGCGGCGGTATATCCGCGGGATGATTACCCGCCGTTTCGATTCTTCTTATCACGCGAACTTGTCTTTTTTCGGGAATCTGATTAGATTTTCAGGTAAAAGCGAAGGCACGGTAATGGTGTTCCGGGCGAAAAAATTCCGCGTTTTCTCGTCATATGATGAATATGTCTTCGAAAAAGCCCATAAAAATTGTGCGAAAGAAACGATTCATGCTAAACTATTGGATAATTTTTCTATCCGCAGTGGAGAAACAACCCTCGGCTTCGAGCGGGGTAGCGGAACCTGTGGGGAGAAAAACATCGACCGCTGCGAGTTCAATCCCGCCGGGCTGGAATCGGTGATTGTCCGGGGCAGGAACGACGGCGACCGGATTGAGATTTCAGGCGGACGGCATAAAAAGGTACAGGACTTGCTCGTGGATATGA contains the following coding sequences:
- a CDS encoding aminoacyl-tRNA hydrolase → MKLVVGLGNPGEEYERTRHNLGFQVLDRLAVRHGIVVDTKKKKSLIGRFRLGKERVMLLKPQTFVNLSGEAVLYMASFLRIMPENIIVVCDDVNLPFGAVRIRKYGSSGGHNGIKSLIQFLKSDNFPRIRIGVGNPPDETRLENFVLSKFSTDEVSALDPVIDKVCDAVQFIIDGDMDRAMNEFNQ
- the tilS gene encoding tRNA lysidine(34) synthetase TilS; amino-acid sequence: MIQNGDKVLLALSGGADSVFLAHILVECRDELGITIAAAHIHHGIRGDEADRDRDFCRDFAERMGMEYYSRGADAPGYARGHGLSLEHAARDLRYRELRAIKDESGAAKIATAHHLDDLAETMLFRMFTGTGPSGLRAIRPVNRDIIRPVLFIPKSEISAYLAANCIAYIVDSTNLDTAYPRNYIREKILPVIAERFPGFREHMKDLSLIVSGEEEVWERLARRFGRYAEFRGGRAHVAKEIFADRPKLPLARRYIRGMITRRFDSSYHANLSFFGNLIRFSGKSEGTVMVFRAKKFRVFSSYDEYVFEKAHKNCAKETIHAKLLDNFSIRSGETTLGFERGSGTCGEKNIDRCEFNPAGLESVIVRGRNDGDRIEISGGRHKKVQDLLVDMKVPRWMRDEVLVIGDDAGDVIAVYIPGYGFRVSSKFYTSDGEPCMTVTARNGD